A stretch of the Mustela nigripes isolate SB6536 chromosome X, MUSNIG.SB6536, whole genome shotgun sequence genome encodes the following:
- the LOC132007701 gene encoding melanoma-associated antigen 10-like → MPHSPKRLRLAFEPDFQTQIEIQGLKVADVLIAEDKEETSSVSSCSFNFSYPSTSSSPPSSPVIPLSPEKEEEEEPAATLSPPQSPQSSFCSFSASWNTSEEVSNSQEVEDTGSLETSTDNESLPRDPLDEGVADLVHFMILKYRLKEPITKAEMLKVVVEKYKEKFPVIFKKASKCLEVISGIDVKEVDPTTHSYVLVNSLDLTHDEMLSDNQSMPKNGLLIIILGVIFIEGNCAPEEDIWDFLNMIGIYAGREHFIYGEPRKLITTDWVQENYLEYRQVLNSHPPRYEFLWGPRAHAETSKMKVLEFLAKIKGTDPISFSCWYEEALRDEEGRAQARTESVDNTATTFIAQHWSAASSAPTEE, encoded by the coding sequence ATGCCTCACTCTCCAAAGCGTCTACGCCTTGCATTTGAGCCAGACTTTCAAACCCAAATTGAGATACAAGGTCTAAAAGTGGCAGATGTTCTCATAGCTGAGGACAAGGAGGAGacttcctctgtttcctcttgcTCTTTCAACTTCTCCTacccctccacttcctcctccccgcCTTCCTCTCCTGTGATTCCACTCTccccagagaaggaggaggaagaggagcctgCTGCAACACTGAGTCCTCCCCAGAGTCCTCAgagctccttctgctccttctctgcaTCATGGAACACATCAGAGGAAGTCTCCAATAGCCAAGAAGTAGAGGATACAGGTTCTCTGGAGACCTCAACAGACAATGAATCTTTGCCCAGAGACCCACTAGATGAGGGGGTGGCTGATTTGGTGCATTTCATGATCCTCAAGTATCGATTGAAGGAGCCCATCACAAAGGCAGAAATGCTGAAGGTTGTTGTcgaaaaatataaggaaaaattcCCTGTGATCTTCAAGAAAGCTTCTAAGTGTTTGGAGGTGATCTCTGGCATTGATGTAAAGGAAGTGGACCCCACCACCCACTCCTATGTCCTTGTCAACTCACTGGACCTCACCCATGATGAGATGCTTAGTGACAACCAGAGCATGCCTAAAAATGGTCTCCTGATAATCATCTTGGGTGTGATCTTCATAGAGGGCAATTGTGCCCCTGAGGAAGACATCTGGGATTTCCTGAATATGATAGGAATATATGCTGGGAGGGAGCATTTCATTTATGGGGAACCCAGGAAGCTCATCACCACAGATTGGGTGCAGGAGAATTACCTGGAGTATCGGCAGGTGCTTAACAGCCATCCTCCACGCTATGAATTCCTGTGGGGTCCCAGGGCTCATGCTGAAACCAGTAAGATGAAAGTTCTGGAGTTTTTGGCTAAGATCAAAGGGACCGACCCCATTTCTTTCTCATGCTGGTATGAGGAGGctttaagagatgaggaagggaggGCCCAGGCCAGAACTGAGTCTGTAGATAATACTGCTACCACGTTCATTGCACAGCATTGGTCAGCAGCTTCTTCTGCCCCAACTGAAGAGTGA